Proteins encoded by one window of Flavobacteriales bacterium:
- the rplV gene encoding 50S ribosomal protein L22: MGSRKQLSAEKRKEELKSIAFAKLNNCPTSPRKMRLVADIIRGKNVYDALNILKFSQKEASRRLEKLLLSAINNWEQKNEGERADDAELFVKSINVDSARMLKRIQPAPQGRAHRIRKRSNHVTLVVDSKNAKSE; encoded by the coding sequence ATGGGATCTCGAAAACAATTAAGTGCGGAGAAAAGAAAAGAGGAATTGAAGAGCATTGCTTTTGCAAAGCTCAACAACTGCCCTACATCACCTCGTAAGATGCGATTGGTGGCAGATATCATCCGCGGCAAGAATGTCTACGATGCACTCAACATCCTCAAGTTCTCCCAGAAGGAAGCATCCAGAAGACTGGAGAAGCTGCTTCTGTCCGCGATCAACAATTGGGAGCAGAAGAACGAGGGAGAACGTGCAGATGATGCAGAGCTCTTTGTGAAAAGCATCAATGTGGATAGCGCAAGGATGTTGAAACGCATTCAGCCAGCTCCTCAAGGTCGAGCACATCGGATAAGGAAGAGATCCAATCACGTCACTTTGGTGGTGGATAGTAAGAACGCGAAGTCAGAATAA
- the rpsS gene encoding 30S ribosomal protein S19, with protein sequence MSRSLKKPPYVHYKLMQHVEQAQSSGKKSVIKTWSRASTITPEFVGLTIAVHNGKTFIPVYVTENMVGHKLGEFSPTRTFRGHSGNKK encoded by the coding sequence ATGAGTCGTTCGCTAAAAAAACCACCATACGTGCACTACAAGCTGATGCAGCATGTAGAACAAGCCCAGAGCTCAGGAAAGAAATCTGTGATCAAGACCTGGTCCAGAGCATCTACTATCACTCCTGAATTCGTAGGATTGACCATCGCAGTGCACAATGGCAAGACATTTATTCCGGTCTATGTGACCGAGAATATGGTAGGACACAAGTTGGGAGAATTTTCTCCTACTAGGACCTTCAGAGGACACTCTGGAAACAAGAAATAA
- the rplB gene encoding 50S ribosomal protein L2 codes for MAVRKFNPTTPGQRHKVISTFEEITSSKPEKSLLAPIKKSGGRNNTGKMTMRYRGGGHKRRYRLIDFKRDKQNMAAEVVSIEYDPNRSARIALLKYKDGVKKYIIAPSGLEVGAKIESGKGVNPEVGNALYLSEIPLGTVIHNIELRPGGGGQLARSAGSYAQLNARDGKYAIVKLPSGETRMILTSCMATIGSVSNSEHMLTRSGKAGRSRWLGRRPRVRGVAMNPVDHPMGGGEGRSSGGHPRSRNGVPAKGYKTRSRTKASNKHIIERRKK; via the coding sequence ATGGCAGTTAGAAAATTCAATCCAACTACGCCAGGTCAAAGGCACAAGGTCATTTCCACATTCGAGGAGATCACCAGCTCTAAACCTGAGAAGAGCCTCTTAGCACCCATCAAGAAGTCTGGGGGTAGGAATAATACTGGTAAGATGACCATGCGCTATCGCGGTGGAGGTCACAAGCGGAGATATCGTCTCATCGATTTCAAGCGCGATAAGCAGAATATGGCGGCTGAGGTGGTGAGCATCGAGTACGATCCGAATCGTTCGGCCCGAATCGCCTTGTTGAAGTACAAGGACGGTGTAAAGAAGTATATCATCGCTCCAAGTGGCTTGGAAGTGGGAGCTAAGATAGAATCAGGTAAAGGAGTCAATCCTGAAGTAGGGAATGCACTTTATCTGAGTGAGATTCCATTGGGAACGGTGATTCACAACATCGAATTGAGACCTGGAGGCGGAGGCCAATTGGCACGAAGCGCTGGTTCATATGCTCAGCTCAATGCGCGAGATGGAAAATATGCGATTGTCAAGCTTCCTTCTGGAGAGACCAGAATGATACTGACCTCATGCATGGCCACTATCGGATCAGTATCCAACTCGGAGCACATGCTCACCCGATCAGGTAAAGCAGGTCGTTCGAGATGGCTGGGACGCAGACCACGAGTAAGAGGTGTAGCCATGAACCCGGTCGATCACCCGATGGGTGGTGGTGAAGGACGTTCATCCGGTGGACACCCTAGATCCAGAAATGGAGTACCTGCCAAAGGATACAAGACCCGAAGCCGTACGAAGGCATCGAACAAGCATATTATTGAAAGACGCAAGAAGTAA
- the rplW gene encoding 50S ribosomal protein L23: MAEIIIRPIVTERLTEEAERFNRYGFIVDKEANKIQIRESVEKMYGVSVTGVRTMNYMGKKNTRYTTSGMIKGNKASYKKAIVTVADGDSIDFYAGI, translated from the coding sequence ATGGCAGAGATCATCATACGACCCATCGTCACTGAAAGGTTGACAGAGGAGGCAGAGAGATTCAATCGATATGGATTCATCGTTGACAAGGAAGCCAACAAGATCCAGATCAGGGAATCTGTAGAAAAAATGTATGGCGTAAGTGTTACTGGAGTTCGCACCATGAATTACATGGGCAAGAAGAATACCAGATACACCACATCAGGCATGATCAAAGGCAACAAGGCATCTTATAAGAAGGCCATCGTTACTGTTGCCGATGGAGATAGCATTGATTTTTACGCTGGAATCTAA
- the rplD gene encoding 50S ribosomal protein L4: protein MELEIYNIEGKKTSKKVKLEDSVFGVEPNDHAIYLDVKQILANARQGTHKSKERGEITGSTKKIRKQKGTGGARRGDIKDPLLRGGGTIFGPRPRNYSFKLNKKLKKAARRSALSYKAKAEGITILDQLTMEAPKTKEFKTIVNNLGFDGKKTLFVVEEKSDNVYLSSRNIPGAKVTVASDLNTYDIMNSQQVVFTPGAIEVVHNNLKN, encoded by the coding sequence ATGGAACTCGAGATTTATAACATAGAGGGTAAGAAGACCTCCAAGAAGGTCAAGCTCGAGGATTCCGTTTTTGGAGTCGAGCCCAACGACCATGCGATCTATCTGGATGTGAAGCAGATCCTGGCAAATGCACGCCAAGGAACACACAAGTCCAAAGAGCGTGGTGAGATCACAGGGAGTACCAAGAAGATCCGCAAGCAGAAAGGAACAGGAGGAGCCCGAAGAGGTGATATCAAAGATCCATTGCTTCGCGGTGGTGGTACCATCTTCGGTCCACGTCCTAGAAACTACAGTTTCAAACTCAATAAGAAACTGAAGAAGGCTGCGAGACGCTCAGCGCTTTCATACAAAGCCAAGGCAGAAGGGATCACCATTCTCGATCAATTGACGATGGAAGCCCCCAAGACCAAAGAATTCAAGACCATCGTCAACAACTTGGGATTTGACGGAAAGAAGACACTATTCGTAGTAGAGGAGAAGAGCGACAACGTTTACCTATCATCTAGGAACATCCCAGGTGCCAAGGTCACAGTCGCTTCTGATCTCAATACCTACGATATCATGAATAGCCAGCAGGTGGTCTTTACTCCTGGAGCTATAGAAGTAGTGCATAATAACCTCAAGAACTGA
- the rplC gene encoding 50S ribosomal protein L3, whose amino-acid sequence MPGIIGKKIGMTSIFSENGENVPCTIVQCEPNVVTQVKTSDKDGYEAVQLGHGDQKESRTSRPLAGHFKKAGVSPKQTLREFKFKGQEEEMAMGSEVSVELFNEGEFVSVIGTSKGKGFQGVVKRHGFAGVGQATHGQHNRMRAPGSIGAASYPARVFKGMRMAGQTGNHRVTTENLKVMKVVPEQGLLYLKGAVPGHKGSTILVKK is encoded by the coding sequence ATGCCAGGTATCATAGGTAAGAAAATAGGAATGACCAGCATCTTCTCTGAAAATGGGGAGAATGTTCCGTGCACCATCGTTCAGTGTGAACCCAATGTGGTCACTCAGGTCAAAACCTCCGATAAGGACGGTTATGAGGCTGTTCAGCTCGGACACGGTGACCAAAAGGAGTCACGTACCAGCCGTCCATTGGCCGGTCACTTCAAAAAAGCAGGGGTATCTCCCAAACAGACCCTCCGAGAATTCAAGTTCAAGGGGCAAGAAGAAGAGATGGCCATGGGAAGCGAAGTATCTGTCGAACTCTTCAATGAAGGTGAATTCGTCAGCGTGATCGGCACCTCAAAGGGTAAAGGATTCCAAGGGGTGGTCAAGCGCCACGGTTTTGCTGGAGTAGGTCAAGCCACTCACGGTCAGCATAACAGGATGAGAGCACCTGGTTCTATCGGTGCGGCTTCATATCCTGCGAGAGTATTCAAGGGAATGAGAATGGCCGGTCAGACTGGAAACCATCGAGTGACCACCGAGAACCTCAAGGTCATGAAAGTGGTTCCTGAACAAGGACTCCTCTACTTGAAAGGAGCCGTGCCAGGTCACAAAGGTTCAACCATATTAGTCAAGAAGTAA
- the rpsJ gene encoding 30S ribosomal protein S10 yields MSQKIRIKLKSYDHNLVDKSAEKIVKTVKSTGAVVSGPVPLPTHKRIYTVLKSPHVNKKAREQFELNSYKRLMDIYSSSSKTVDALMRLELPSGVEVEIKV; encoded by the coding sequence ATGAGTCAAAAGATTCGAATCAAATTGAAGTCATACGATCACAACCTGGTGGATAAATCTGCCGAGAAGATCGTGAAGACCGTGAAGTCTACGGGAGCTGTGGTCAGTGGACCAGTACCTCTCCCGACTCACAAAAGGATCTATACAGTCCTGAAATCTCCACACGTGAATAAAAAAGCACGTGAGCAGTTCGAATTGAACTCCTACAAGAGATTGATGGATATCTATAGCTCTTCTTCGAAGACGGTGGATGCTCTGATGAGATTGGAGCTGCCGAGCGGAGTTGAAGTAGAAATCAAGGTGTGA
- the fusA gene encoding elongation factor G, with protein MARDLRNTRNIGIAAHIDAGKTTTTERILYYAGVSHKIGEVHDGAATMDWMEQEQERGITITSAATTVFWNYRDTEYHVNIIDTPGHVDFTVEVNRSLRVLDGLVFLFSAVDGVEPQSETNWRLADNYNVPRIGFVNKMDRQGANFLKVCKQVKEMLGSKAVPLQLPIGAEDNFKGVVDLINFRGIEWNDEDMGMTFKEVEIPADMLEEATMYREQLLEAVAEHDDTLMEKYFEDPNSITEREILTALREATIAGDFVPMTCGSAFKNKGVQTMLDYVMEIMPSPLDTEAITGMNPKTEEETSRKPSQEEPFAALAFKIATDPYVGRLCFTRAYSGVLESGSYVLNSRTMKKERISRIFQMHANKQNQIEKLQAGDIAALVGFKDIKTGDTLCDLDKPIVLESMDFPDPVIGIAIEPKTQADVDKLGMALGKLTEEDPTLTVRTDEDSGQTIISGMGELHLDIILDRLKREFKVECNQGQPQVNYKETVQGTIDHREVYKKQTGGRGKFADIVITVGAADEDQEEDLLFVNSIKGGNVPKEFIPSVEKGFKDSMKNGVLAGFPMDKMKVVLRDGSFHPVDSDQLSFELCAKMAYREAMPKCNPVLLEPIMKLEVLTPEENMGDIVGDLNRRRGMVEGMDDRAGAKVIKAMVPLSEMFGYVTALRTMSSGRATSTMEFSHYDPAPKNVSDEVVDKAKGKVNA; from the coding sequence ATGGCAAGAGATTTAAGAAATACAAGGAATATCGGTATCGCAGCACACATCGATGCCGGTAAGACCACCACCACTGAGCGTATCCTCTATTACGCGGGAGTGAGCCATAAGATAGGTGAGGTCCATGATGGAGCAGCCACTATGGACTGGATGGAGCAGGAGCAGGAGAGAGGGATTACCATCACTTCTGCCGCGACTACCGTATTCTGGAATTATAGGGACACCGAGTATCATGTGAACATCATCGATACCCCGGGACACGTGGATTTCACGGTAGAGGTGAACAGATCCCTGCGTGTTTTGGATGGTCTTGTCTTCCTTTTCAGTGCAGTGGATGGTGTAGAGCCTCAATCCGAGACCAACTGGAGATTGGCGGATAATTATAATGTACCTCGTATCGGATTCGTCAACAAGATGGACCGTCAAGGTGCTAACTTCTTGAAAGTGTGCAAGCAGGTCAAGGAGATGCTCGGTTCTAAGGCCGTGCCTCTACAGCTTCCTATCGGGGCTGAAGACAACTTCAAAGGAGTGGTCGACCTGATCAACTTCCGAGGCATCGAGTGGAATGATGAGGATATGGGAATGACCTTCAAGGAGGTGGAGATCCCAGCAGATATGCTCGAAGAAGCCACCATGTACAGAGAACAGCTCCTAGAAGCCGTTGCTGAACATGATGATACCTTGATGGAGAAATATTTCGAGGATCCGAATTCAATTACCGAAAGAGAGATTCTCACAGCTTTGAGAGAAGCGACCATCGCAGGGGACTTCGTTCCTATGACCTGTGGTTCTGCCTTTAAGAACAAAGGAGTACAGACCATGTTGGACTACGTGATGGAGATCATGCCTTCACCGCTTGATACAGAGGCGATCACAGGAATGAATCCTAAGACGGAAGAAGAGACTTCTAGAAAACCTTCTCAGGAAGAGCCTTTTGCTGCCCTTGCATTCAAGATCGCAACCGATCCATACGTAGGTCGTTTGTGCTTCACTAGAGCTTACTCCGGAGTGTTGGAGTCAGGTTCTTACGTGCTGAATTCACGTACCATGAAGAAGGAGCGTATCTCGAGGATCTTCCAGATGCATGCTAACAAGCAGAATCAGATCGAAAAGCTTCAAGCAGGGGATATCGCAGCATTGGTCGGTTTCAAGGACATCAAAACAGGAGATACTCTGTGTGATCTGGATAAGCCTATCGTGCTCGAATCCATGGATTTCCCTGATCCGGTGATCGGTATCGCAATCGAGCCTAAGACCCAGGCAGATGTCGATAAATTGGGAATGGCCCTCGGTAAATTGACTGAAGAGGATCCTACCCTCACTGTACGTACAGATGAAGATTCTGGACAGACCATCATCTCAGGAATGGGTGAGCTGCACCTGGACATCATCTTGGACCGTCTCAAGAGGGAATTCAAGGTCGAGTGTAATCAAGGTCAGCCTCAGGTGAACTACAAGGAGACCGTTCAAGGTACCATTGATCACAGAGAAGTCTACAAGAAGCAGACTGGTGGTCGAGGAAAGTTCGCAGATATCGTGATCACCGTTGGTGCTGCCGATGAAGACCAAGAAGAAGATCTGCTCTTTGTCAACAGTATCAAGGGAGGTAATGTCCCGAAGGAATTCATTCCATCCGTGGAAAAAGGATTCAAGGATTCCATGAAGAATGGGGTACTGGCCGGTTTCCCGATGGATAAGATGAAAGTGGTGTTGAGAGACGGAAGTTTCCACCCGGTGGATTCGGATCAGCTTTCATTCGAGCTCTGTGCCAAAATGGCCTACAGAGAGGCTATGCCTAAATGTAATCCAGTACTTCTTGAGCCTATAATGAAACTCGAAGTCCTCACTCCTGAGGAGAACATGGGTGACATCGTAGGTGACTTGAATAGAAGAAGAGGAATGGTAGAAGGAATGGATGACAGAGCTGGAGCCAAGGTGATCAAAGCCATGGTACCGCTATCTGAGATGTTCGGATATGTCACTGCCCTCCGTACGATGAGTTCAGGTAGAGCAACTTCTACCATGGAATTCTCACACTACGACCCAGCACCGAAGAATGTGTCTGATGAGGTAGTGGATAAGGCTAAAGGAAAAGTCAACGCTTAA
- the rpsG gene encoding 30S ribosomal protein S7, with protein sequence MRRQRAKKHIILPDPKFNDITVTKFVNNMMMDGKKDKAFKIFYDAIDIVDEKSEDESGLEVFKKALSNICPGVEVRSRRVGGATFQIPTPIRDSRKVSMGMKWLILFARKRNEKGMHRKLAAEILAGAKEEGAAYKKKEDTHRMAEANKAFSHFRF encoded by the coding sequence ATGAGAAGACAAAGGGCCAAGAAGCATATCATCCTACCTGATCCGAAGTTCAACGACATCACGGTCACCAAGTTCGTCAACAATATGATGATGGACGGTAAAAAGGATAAAGCATTCAAGATCTTCTACGATGCGATCGATATCGTGGATGAGAAGTCAGAAGACGAAAGCGGTTTGGAGGTGTTCAAAAAAGCATTGTCCAATATCTGCCCAGGTGTGGAAGTCCGCAGCCGTAGGGTAGGTGGTGCAACTTTCCAGATTCCTACTCCTATAAGAGATAGCCGGAAAGTTAGTATGGGCATGAAGTGGCTCATCCTTTTTGCTCGCAAGAGAAACGAGAAAGGTATGCACAGGAAACTGGCTGCTGAGATCCTAGCAGGTGCCAAGGAAGAAGGCGCTGCTTACAAGAAAAAAGAAGACACGCACAGAATGGCAGAAGCCAATAAGGCATTCTCCCATTTCAGATTCTAA
- a CDS encoding 30S ribosomal protein S12 → MPTIQQLVRKGRTSKSKTSKSAALNSCPQRRGVCVRVYTTTPKKPNSAMRKVARVRLTNGNEVNAYIGGEGHNLQEHSIVLVRGGRVKDLPGVRYHIVRGALDTAGVQGRTQRRSKYGAKKPKK, encoded by the coding sequence ATGCCTACAATACAACAACTTGTAAGGAAGGGACGAACGTCCAAATCGAAGACCAGCAAATCTGCTGCTCTGAACTCCTGCCCACAGCGCAGAGGAGTATGTGTGAGAGTATATACCACCACTCCTAAGAAACCTAATTCTGCCATGAGGAAAGTGGCCCGTGTTCGTTTGACGAACGGGAATGAGGTCAATGCCTATATCGGAGGAGAAGGTCATAATCTACAAGAACACAGTATCGTGCTCGTACGCGGTGGAAGGGTCAAAGACCTTCCAGGTGTACGTTACCACATCGTACGTGGAGCTTTGGACACTGCAGGTGTACAAGGCAGAACGCAGCGCAGAAGTAAATACGGTGCTAAGAAGCCTAAGAAATAA
- the asnS gene encoding asparagine--tRNA ligase, protein MKRVEISNILSKPSLGDAITVCGWVRTFRNDRFIALNDGSTLKNLQVVVDAEELASEVLRELNTGAAIQVRGKLVESQGAGQNVEIHADEVTILGTSDPEEYPLQPKRHSLEFLREKAHLRMRTNTFSAVFRIRHAASYAIHRYFNDNGFYMMHSPIITGSDAEGAGEMFRVTSLDLEDLPRNEEGRVDVREDFFGKETHLTVSGQLEAELGALALGKVYTFGPTFRAENSNTSRHLAEFWMIEPEIAFADLQDDMDMAEDMMRYIISHVMENCKDDLHFLENRELQEDKQRPMAERQEMPLGQRLDFVKDNPFERITYTEAIDILRNSKPFKKKKFKFPVEWGTDLQSEHERFLVEKHFKKPVIIYDYPAGIKAFYMRENEDKKTVAAMDVLFPGIGEIIGGSQREERLDVLKRKCEDFAIPEEHVWWYLETRKFGTCPHAGFGLGFERLIMFLTGMGNVRDVIPFPRTPQNASF, encoded by the coding sequence ATGAAGCGGGTAGAGATCTCTAACATCCTTTCAAAACCTTCACTAGGAGATGCAATCACGGTATGTGGTTGGGTGCGGACATTCAGAAATGACCGATTCATCGCTTTAAATGATGGATCCACGCTCAAGAATCTTCAGGTAGTAGTGGATGCTGAAGAGCTTGCCAGCGAGGTATTGAGAGAACTGAATACCGGTGCGGCCATTCAGGTGAGAGGAAAGCTTGTAGAGTCCCAAGGAGCAGGGCAGAATGTAGAGATACATGCGGATGAGGTGACCATACTTGGGACCTCTGATCCTGAAGAGTATCCGCTCCAACCCAAGCGCCATAGTCTGGAGTTCTTGAGAGAGAAGGCCCACCTCCGCATGCGTACCAACACCTTCAGCGCAGTTTTCCGCATCAGGCACGCAGCTTCCTATGCGATTCATCGCTACTTCAATGACAACGGTTTCTATATGATGCATTCCCCCATCATAACCGGAAGCGATGCCGAAGGAGCCGGGGAGATGTTCAGAGTGACATCCTTGGATCTAGAAGACCTGCCGAGAAATGAAGAAGGAAGAGTAGATGTAAGAGAAGACTTCTTTGGAAAAGAGACCCATCTGACCGTATCTGGACAGTTGGAAGCAGAATTGGGTGCCTTGGCGCTCGGCAAGGTCTACACCTTCGGCCCTACATTCAGAGCAGAGAATAGTAACACCTCTAGACACCTGGCCGAATTCTGGATGATCGAGCCGGAGATCGCTTTTGCCGATCTGCAGGATGACATGGATATGGCAGAGGATATGATGAGATACATCATATCACATGTGATGGAGAATTGCAAAGATGACCTCCATTTCTTGGAGAACAGAGAATTGCAGGAAGACAAACAACGCCCCATGGCCGAGCGGCAGGAGATGCCTCTGGGCCAACGATTGGACTTCGTGAAGGATAATCCCTTCGAGCGCATCACCTATACCGAGGCGATCGATATACTTCGCAATTCCAAACCCTTCAAGAAGAAGAAGTTCAAATTCCCAGTGGAGTGGGGTACTGATCTACAGAGCGAGCACGAACGATTCCTTGTGGAGAAGCATTTCAAGAAACCCGTGATCATCTATGACTATCCGGCCGGTATCAAGGCATTCTATATGCGTGAGAACGAGGATAAGAAGACCGTGGCCGCCATGGATGTCTTATTCCCGGGGATCGGGGAGATCATCGGAGGGTCACAGCGAGAAGAGCGCTTAGACGTGCTTAAACGGAAATGTGAAGACTTCGCTATCCCCGAAGAACATGTCTGGTGGTATCTAGAGACCAGAAAATTCGGGACGTGCCCACATGCCGGCTTCGGACTTGGTTTCGAACGGCTCATCATGTTTCTCACGGGTATGGGGAACGTAAGGGATGTAATACCTTTTCCAAGAACTCCACAGAACGCTTCGTTCTGA
- a CDS encoding LysM peptidoglycan-binding domain-containing protein — MTMQSMKVLVLCLFTSVIASSLHASGEKSDRDRYIEEWKELAIEQMYAHGIPASITLAQGILESGNGKSILTRQANNHFGIKCHGWDGPGVFKDDDRKNECFRKYNEAKDSFEDHSLFLKRPRYQALFELDIKDYKGWAKGLKKAGYATDPAYARRLIRIIEDNELYRYDEELLASVDKVQQQAKPRFEEQSRLNSADREVIDLRRYREVFQHANAVRFVKARQGDDIHLIAEDLDLAPWQISKYNDLPRHHRFSGGEVVFIQPKRKRATAEYHIAIKGETLRTISQRYGVKLKFLVKYNGLSADSPLSSRTKVHLRKPSG; from the coding sequence ATGACTATGCAGTCAATGAAGGTTCTGGTCCTATGTCTTTTCACTTCGGTGATAGCATCGTCTCTTCATGCCAGTGGAGAGAAGTCGGATCGTGATCGCTACATCGAGGAGTGGAAGGAATTGGCCATCGAGCAGATGTACGCACACGGCATACCTGCCAGCATCACTTTAGCCCAAGGTATATTGGAGAGTGGCAATGGAAAAAGTATCCTGACCAGACAGGCCAACAATCATTTCGGCATCAAATGTCATGGTTGGGACGGTCCGGGCGTATTCAAGGATGATGACCGCAAGAATGAATGTTTCCGCAAGTACAATGAGGCCAAGGATTCATTTGAAGACCACAGTCTTTTTTTGAAACGGCCGAGATATCAAGCACTCTTCGAACTTGATATCAAGGATTATAAGGGATGGGCCAAAGGATTGAAGAAGGCCGGATATGCTACCGATCCCGCCTATGCTCGTAGACTTATACGTATCATAGAAGATAATGAACTGTACCGCTACGATGAGGAGCTGTTGGCTTCGGTAGATAAGGTACAACAGCAGGCCAAACCCAGATTCGAAGAGCAGAGCAGATTGAATTCTGCAGATAGAGAGGTCATCGACTTACGCAGATACCGCGAAGTGTTCCAACATGCCAATGCGGTCCGCTTCGTCAAAGCGCGTCAAGGAGATGACATCCACCTGATCGCAGAGGATCTCGATCTGGCACCTTGGCAGATCTCCAAGTACAATGACCTTCCACGTCATCATCGATTTTCTGGAGGAGAGGTCGTATTTATCCAACCCAAACGCAAACGGGCCACGGCAGAATATCATATCGCCATCAAGGGAGAGACCTTGAGGACCATTTCTCAGCGATACGGGGTCAAACTTAAATTTTTGGTCAAGTACAACGGACTTTCTGCAGATAGTCCCTTGAGCAGTCGCACCAAGGTGCATCTTCGCAAACCTTCCGGCTGA
- a CDS encoding pyridoxal-phosphate dependent enzyme: protein MSSRLHEVKFVQKDRPVVSFSVLREDEIHPIVSGNKWRKLKYPLLKAKKNGTEVLVTFGGAYSNHIAATAFAAKVSGLRSIGLIRGHELQVENSTLKTAQENGMQLQFVDRSAYRENKQKLIEDLGLKEAFMVIPEGGASLLGVKGCEEILDERMEKYTHISCSAGTGTMAAGLLKSLRSGQVLEVYSALKGHFLWQDIEKMAGINADRLRLTDAYCFGGYAKTDDALFSFMRAFYDQTGIPLDPVYTAKFFYGVIQDMYEGTLPKEGRVLAIHSGGLQGIAGIEKRDEVTLFDI from the coding sequence ATGAGTTCAAGGCTGCACGAAGTGAAATTCGTTCAGAAGGACCGCCCTGTGGTCTCATTCTCAGTGCTCAGAGAAGATGAGATTCACCCCATAGTTTCTGGGAATAAATGGAGGAAGCTGAAATATCCTCTCTTGAAGGCAAAGAAGAACGGCACCGAGGTCCTCGTCACATTTGGAGGTGCATATTCAAATCATATCGCTGCCACCGCCTTTGCCGCCAAGGTCTCAGGGCTTCGAAGTATCGGATTGATTCGAGGCCATGAACTTCAAGTAGAGAACTCCACGTTAAAGACCGCCCAAGAGAATGGCATGCAACTCCAATTCGTTGATCGCAGTGCTTATAGGGAAAACAAGCAAAAATTGATCGAGGACTTGGGTCTGAAAGAAGCATTCATGGTCATCCCTGAAGGTGGTGCATCTCTCCTTGGGGTGAAAGGATGTGAAGAGATTCTGGACGAGCGGATGGAAAAGTACACCCATATCAGTTGCAGCGCAGGTACGGGTACCATGGCCGCTGGACTGTTGAAGAGCCTGAGATCTGGGCAAGTTCTTGAAGTCTATTCAGCCTTGAAGGGACACTTCCTTTGGCAGGATATTGAGAAAATGGCCGGTATCAATGCAGATAGACTCCGGTTGACAGATGCCTATTGCTTCGGGGGATATGCTAAGACCGATGACGCACTTTTCTCCTTCATGCGGGCATTCTATGATCAGACCGGTATCCCCTTGGATCCTGTCTATACCGCAAAATTTTTCTATGGTGTCATCCAAGACATGTATGAGGGAACATTGCCGAAAGAAGGTCGGGTTTTGGCCATCCATTCCGGTGGCTTGCAGGGAATCGCGGGTATCGAGAAGCGGGATGAGGTGACTTTATTCGATATTTGA